A window of the Pseudomonas sp. B21_DOA genome harbors these coding sequences:
- the betB gene encoding betaine-aldehyde dehydrogenase — translation MARFELQKLYIDGAYTDAGSDATFEAINPANGEVLALVQRATKDDVERAVVSAEKGQKIWAAMTAMERSRILRRAVDILRERNDELAALETLDTGKSFSETKYVDIVTGADVLEYYAGLVPAIEGEQIPLRDTSFVYTRREPLGVVAGIGAWNYPIQIALWKSAPALAAGNAMIFKPSEVTSLTTLKLAEIYTEAGVPSGVFNVLTGSGREVGTWLTEHPRIEKISFTGGTDTGKKVMASASASSLKDVTMELGGKSPLIICDDADLDRAADTAMMANFYSSGQVCTNGTRVFVPAHLKVAFEAKIVERVARIRVGNPEDENTNFGPLVSFPHMESVLAYIAKGKEEGARVLCGGGRLTDGEFAKGAFVAPTVFTDCTDDMTIVREEIFGPVMAILSYETEEEVIRRANDTDFGLAAGIVTKDLNRAHRVIHQLEAGICWINAWGESDAKMPVGGYKQSGVGRENGISSLNNFTRIKSVQVELGDYVSVF, via the coding sequence ATGGCCCGTTTCGAACTGCAAAAACTCTACATCGATGGCGCGTACACCGACGCCGGCAGCGACGCCACCTTCGAAGCCATCAACCCGGCGAACGGTGAAGTCCTCGCACTGGTGCAACGTGCGACCAAAGACGACGTCGAGCGCGCTGTGGTCAGCGCCGAAAAGGGCCAGAAAATCTGGGCCGCGATGACCGCCATGGAGCGTTCGCGCATCCTGCGCCGCGCCGTCGACATCCTGCGCGAGCGCAACGATGAGCTGGCCGCGCTGGAAACCCTGGACACCGGCAAATCCTTCTCCGAAACCAAGTACGTCGACATCGTCACCGGCGCTGACGTGCTGGAATACTACGCAGGCCTGGTGCCCGCCATCGAAGGCGAGCAGATCCCGCTGCGTGACACCTCGTTCGTTTACACCCGTCGCGAACCGCTGGGCGTAGTCGCCGGTATCGGCGCGTGGAACTACCCGATCCAGATCGCCCTGTGGAAATCCGCTCCAGCCCTGGCGGCCGGTAACGCGATGATCTTCAAGCCAAGCGAAGTCACCTCGCTGACCACCCTGAAACTGGCCGAGATCTACACCGAAGCCGGCGTACCGAGCGGCGTGTTCAACGTGCTGACCGGCAGCGGCCGTGAAGTCGGCACCTGGCTGACCGAGCACCCGCGCATCGAGAAAATCTCCTTCACCGGCGGCACCGACACCGGCAAGAAAGTCATGGCCAGCGCTTCGGCTTCGTCGCTGAAAGACGTGACCATGGAACTGGGCGGCAAGTCGCCGCTGATCATCTGCGACGACGCCGACCTCGATCGCGCCGCCGACACCGCGATGATGGCCAACTTCTACAGCTCCGGTCAGGTCTGCACCAACGGCACTCGCGTGTTCGTACCGGCGCACCTGAAAGTCGCTTTTGAAGCCAAGATCGTTGAGCGCGTTGCCCGCATCCGCGTTGGCAACCCGGAAGACGAAAACACCAACTTCGGCCCGCTGGTCAGCTTCCCGCACATGGAAAGCGTGTTGGCTTACATCGCCAAGGGTAAAGAAGAAGGCGCACGCGTGCTGTGCGGCGGCGGTCGACTGACGGACGGCGAATTCGCCAAAGGCGCGTTCGTTGCGCCGACCGTGTTCACCGACTGCACCGATGACATGACCATCGTGCGCGAAGAAATCTTCGGCCCGGTCATGGCGATCCTTTCCTATGAAACTGAAGAAGAAGTGATCCGCCGCGCCAACGACACCGACTTCGGCCTGGCCGCCGGTATCGTCACCAAAGACCTGAACCGCGCGCACCGCGTGATCCATCAACTGGAAGCCGGTATCTGCTGGATCAACGCCTGGGGCGAGTCCGACGCGAAAATGCCGGTCGGCGGCTACAAGCAGTCGGGCGTGGGCCGTGAGAACGGGATCAGCTCGCTGAACAACTTCACCCGCATCAAATCGGTACAGGTCGAGCTGGGCGATTACGTCTCGGTGTTCTGA